The following are encoded in a window of Panicum virgatum strain AP13 chromosome 5N, P.virgatum_v5, whole genome shotgun sequence genomic DNA:
- the LOC120675949 gene encoding AAA-ATPase At3g50940-like, producing the protein MASPANGALERYKNAITAATSVVGAAMLLRRLVADLLPAGAPPLVGALLLLPPPSARRHAVVIEEFDGAFYNRVFLAARAYVSTLLAAAPTGAPSVVKASLPRGAGAEQITLAMRPGTAVVDVFRGAELTWRLRGGGGRRRADGSAGEAFRLNFDARHKDVALGAYLPFVMARVEAMAREQRQAKLYSNEWGKWRPVRLRNASTFATLAMDAALRQDVVDDLDRFLGRKGYYERTGRAWKRGYLIHGPPGTGKSSLVAAISNQLHFDVYDLDLGAVRSNTELRKLLIRMKNRSILLVEDVDCALAAAPRREADGGSDGSRPASKHHKVTLSGLLNMVDGLWSSSGHERILIFTTNHMDRLDPALLRPGRMDKHIHMGYCGSGAFRQLAATYHGVDDHPLFPEIEALLREVDAAPAELAERLLATDDAGAALESAARLLRDRKAGVEEDGGGYVKQKLHVGPRRPRPRPVPAPAPGRGASAARRVVLDEEILLGVSRRQGRGSGRRGRGAGVRAPGRGRR; encoded by the exons ATGGCGTCACCGGCGAACGGAGCGCTGGAGCGGTACAAAAACGCCATCACGGCGGCCACGTCCGTGGTGGGCGCGGCCATGCTGCTGCgccgcctcgtcgccgacctcctcccggccggcgcgccgcccctgGTCGGCGCGCTGCTtctcctgccgccgccctccgcccggCGCCACGCCGTGGTCATCGAGGAGTTCGACGGCGCCTTCTACAACCGCGTCTTCCTCGCGGCCAGGGCGTACGTCTCCAcgctcctcgccgcggcgccgaCCGGCGCGCCGTCCGTGGTCAAGGCCAGCCtgccgcgcggcgccggcgcggagcaGATCACGCTTGCCATGCGCCCCGGCACGGCCGTCGTCGACGTGTTCCGCGGGGCGGAGCTGACGTGGCGCctcagaggcggcggcggtcggcgtcggGCGGACGGCAGCGCCGGGGAGGCGTTCAGGCTCAACTTCGACGCGCGGCACAAGGACGTGGCGCTCGGCGCGTACCTGCCGTTCGTCATGGCCCGCGTCGAGGCCATGGCGCGGGAGCAGAGGCAGGCCAAGCTGTACAGCAACGAGTGGGGCAAGTGGCGGCCCGTGAGGCTCCGTAACGCCTCCACGTTCGCGACGCTGGCCATGGACGCCGCGCTGCGGCAGGACGTGGTGGACGACCTGGACAGGTTCCTGGGCCGGAAGGGGTACTACGAGCGCACGGGGCGGGCGTGGAAGAGAGGCTACCTCATCCACGGCCCGCCCGGGACCGGCAAGTCCAGCCTCGTCGCCGCGATCTCCAACCAACTCCACTTCGACGTCTATGACCTCGACCTCGGCGCCGTCCGGTCCAACACCGAGCTCAGGAAGCTGCTGATCCGGATGAAGAACAGGTCCATACTGCTGGTTGAGGACGTCGACTGCGCCTTGGCTGCGGCGCCGCGGAGGGAAGCTGACGGAGGCTCCGATGGGAGCCGCCCAGCTTCCAAGCACCACAAG GTCACCCTGTCCGGGCTTCTCAACATGGTGGACGGGCTCTGGTCGAGCAGCGGCCACGAGCGCATCCTCATCTTCACCACCAACCACATGGACCGGCTCGACCCGGCGCTGCTCCGGCCGGGCCGGATGGACAAGCACATCCACATGGGCTACTGCGGCTCCGGCGCCTTCAGGCAGCTCGCGGCCACGTACCACGGCGTCGACGACCACCCCCTGTTCCCGGAGATCGAGGCGCTGCTGCGGGAGGTGGACGCGGCGcccgcggagctcgcggagagGCTGCTGGCGAcggacgacgccggcgccgctctCGAGTCGGCCGCGAGGCTGCTGAGGGACCGGAAGgccggggtcgaggaggacggcggtGGGTACGTCAAGCAGAAGCTGCACGTGGGGCCGAGGCGCCCCCGCCCGCgcccggtgccggcgccggcgcctgggCGTGGCGCGAGTGCCGCGAGACGGGTGGTGTTGGACGAGGAGATCCTGCTGGGTGTCtcgcggcggcaggggcgcgggtcggggcggcgcggccgcggtgcTGGAGTGCGCGCACCAGGACGGGGACGACGGTAG
- the LOC120673706 gene encoding histone H1-like, with protein MSRASSSSSLQAAALQQSGSTRAMASTKAAKVAGAAAQAKEPAPKLSETVTKPSAAKSGVKKAEQKPREPKKKVKSSKPAAAKK; from the exons ATGTCCAGGGCATCAAGTTCGAGCTCCCTTCAAGCAGCGGCGTTACAGCAGAGCGGTAGCACCAGAGCGATGGCATCCACGAAGGCTGCGAAGGTCGCCGGAGCAGCAGCGCAGGCCAAGGAGCCGGCGCCCAAGCTCAGCGAGACGGTGACGAAGCCGTCGGCCGCCAAGAGCGGCGTCAAGAAGGCCGAGCAGAAGCCCCGGGAGCCAAAGAAGAAG GTGAAGAGCAgcaagccggcggcggccaaaAAGTGA
- the LOC120673705 gene encoding probable isoprenylcysteine alpha-carbonyl methylesterase ICMEL2 isoform X3 yields the protein MPPALALRRTTAPTARPRPAAKSQFESPHRPALAMRASSVEEAGALLARSDSGGGRCRRSASPRPGTLRRQSSSFREDVGRAASETYLVSRLTFTLLQCLGIGYRWMSQLLALTIYAILLMPGFIQVGYYYFFSSQVRRSIVYGDQPRNRLDLYIPEDNSRPCPVVAFVTGGAWIIGYKAWGALLGRRLAERGIIVACIDYRNFPQGTIGDMVSDASQGISFVCNNIAGFGGDPNQIYLMGQSAGAHIAACALMEQAVKESGGHPVSWSVTQIKAYFGLSGGYNIHSLVDHFHERGLHRSLFLSQTFVDVLQQAGAQAKLLLYEGKTHTDIFLQDPLRGGRDPLVEDVLSIIHADDAIAQQKVALAPTPRRLVFEWQLKLARQISPF from the exons ATGCCCCCCGCGCTCGCTTTGCGCCGCACCACCGCCCccaccgcccgcccgcgcccggCGGCCAAAAGCCAATTCGAATCTCCGCACCGCCCCGCCCTCGCAATGCGGGCCTCCTCCGTCGAGGAGGCGGGCGCGCTGCTGGCGCGGAGcgactccggcggcggccgctgccgccgctccgcgtCGCCGAGGCCCGGGACCCTCAGGCGCCAGTCCTCGTCGTTCCGCGAGGACGTCGGCCGGGCCGCCTCCGAGACGTACCTCGTCTCGCGCCTCACCTTCACGCTCCTCCAGTGCCTCGG GATAGGTTACCGATGGATGTCACAACTCCTTGCACTCACAATCTATGCAATTTTACTTATGCCAGGATTCATACAAG TTGGATATTACTATTTCTTTTCAAGCCAAGTTCGTAGGAGTATAGTCTATGGCGACCAACCTAGAAACAG GTTGGATCTATACATACCCGAAGACAATAGTAGGCCCTGCCCAGTAGTGGCCTTTGTAACTGGTGGCGCATGGATTATAGG TTACAAGGCCTGGGGTGCTCTTCTTGGACGACGATTGGCAGAGAGAGGAATAATAGTTGCTTGCATTGACTACAG AAATTTTCCCCAAGGAACAATAGGTGACATGGTTAGTGATGCTTCTCAGGGGATTTCTTTTGTGTGTAACAACATCGCTGGTTTTGGAGGAGATCCTAATCA GATCTACCTGATGGGTCAGTCAGCAGGTGCACATATTGCAGCATGTGCACTCATGGAGCAAGCAGTAAAAGAATCTGGGGGGCATCCTGTTTCTTGGAGTGTAACCCAAATAAAAGCGTATTTCGGTTTATCTGGAGG ATACAACATCCATAGTTTGGTTGACCATTTCCATGAGCGTGGTCTTCATCGCTCATTATTCCTCAG TCAAACTTTTGTTGACGTCCTCCAACAAGCTGGTGCTCAAGCAAAGTTACTATTGTACGAAGGGAAGACACACACAGATATCTTTTTACAG GACCCTCTTAGGGGTGGAAGGGATCCATTGGTTGAAGATGTATTGTCTATCATTCATGCTGATGATGCAATTGCACAGCAAAAGGTTGCTTTAGCACCAACTCCAAGGCGCTTGGTTTTTGAGTGGCAATTAAAGTTGGCTCGCCAAATTAGTCCATTCTAG
- the LOC120673705 gene encoding probable isoprenylcysteine alpha-carbonyl methylesterase ICMEL2 isoform X2 has translation MPPALALRRTTAPTARPRPAAKSQFESPHRPALAMRASSVEEAGALLARSDSGGGRCRRSASPRPGTLRRQSSSFREDVGRAASETYLVSRLTFTLLQCLGIGYRWMSQLLALTIYAILLMPGFIQVGYYYFFSSQVRRSIVYGDQPRNRLDLYIPEDNSRPCPVVAFVTGGAWIIGYKAWGALLGRRLAERGIIVACIDYRNFPQGTIGDMVSDASQGISFVCNNIAGFGGDPNQIYLMGQSAGAHIAACALMEQAVKESGGHPVSWSVTQIKAYFGLSGGYNIHSLVDHFHERGLHRSLFLSIMEGEESLSRYSPEIVVKTSSAETIGLLPLIVLMHGTEDYSIPSSASQTFVDVLQQAGAQAKLLLYEGKTHTDIFLQDPLRGGRDPLVEDVLSIIHADDAIAQQKVALAPTPRRLVFEWQLKLARQISPF, from the exons ATGCCCCCCGCGCTCGCTTTGCGCCGCACCACCGCCCccaccgcccgcccgcgcccggCGGCCAAAAGCCAATTCGAATCTCCGCACCGCCCCGCCCTCGCAATGCGGGCCTCCTCCGTCGAGGAGGCGGGCGCGCTGCTGGCGCGGAGcgactccggcggcggccgctgccgccgctccgcgtCGCCGAGGCCCGGGACCCTCAGGCGCCAGTCCTCGTCGTTCCGCGAGGACGTCGGCCGGGCCGCCTCCGAGACGTACCTCGTCTCGCGCCTCACCTTCACGCTCCTCCAGTGCCTCGG GATAGGTTACCGATGGATGTCACAACTCCTTGCACTCACAATCTATGCAATTTTACTTATGCCAGGATTCATACAAG TTGGATATTACTATTTCTTTTCAAGCCAAGTTCGTAGGAGTATAGTCTATGGCGACCAACCTAGAAACAG GTTGGATCTATACATACCCGAAGACAATAGTAGGCCCTGCCCAGTAGTGGCCTTTGTAACTGGTGGCGCATGGATTATAGG TTACAAGGCCTGGGGTGCTCTTCTTGGACGACGATTGGCAGAGAGAGGAATAATAGTTGCTTGCATTGACTACAG AAATTTTCCCCAAGGAACAATAGGTGACATGGTTAGTGATGCTTCTCAGGGGATTTCTTTTGTGTGTAACAACATCGCTGGTTTTGGAGGAGATCCTAATCA GATCTACCTGATGGGTCAGTCAGCAGGTGCACATATTGCAGCATGTGCACTCATGGAGCAAGCAGTAAAAGAATCTGGGGGGCATCCTGTTTCTTGGAGTGTAACCCAAATAAAAGCGTATTTCGGTTTATCTGGAGG ATACAACATCCATAGTTTGGTTGACCATTTCCATGAGCGTGGTCTTCATCGCTCATTATTCCTCAG CATAATGGAAGGAGAGGAATCATTGTCACGTTATTCCCCTGAAATTGTTGTCAAGACGTCTAGTGCTGAGACTATAGGTCTTCTGCCACTTATTGTTCTTATGCATGGGACTGAAGATTATTCAATACCATCATCTGCTAG TCAAACTTTTGTTGACGTCCTCCAACAAGCTGGTGCTCAAGCAAAGTTACTATTGTACGAAGGGAAGACACACACAGATATCTTTTTACAG GACCCTCTTAGGGGTGGAAGGGATCCATTGGTTGAAGATGTATTGTCTATCATTCATGCTGATGATGCAATTGCACAGCAAAAGGTTGCTTTAGCACCAACTCCAAGGCGCTTGGTTTTTGAGTGGCAATTAAAGTTGGCTCGCCAAATTAGTCCATTCTA G
- the LOC120673705 gene encoding probable isoprenylcysteine alpha-carbonyl methylesterase ICMEL2 isoform X1, producing the protein MPPALALRRTTAPTARPRPAAKSQFESPHRPALAMRASSVEEAGALLARSDSGGGRCRRSASPRPGTLRRQSSSFREDVGRAASETYLVSRLTFTLLQCLGIGYRWMSQLLALTIYAILLMPGFIQVGYYYFFSSQVRRSIVYGDQPRNRLDLYIPEDNSRPCPVVAFVTGGAWIIGYKAWGALLGRRLAERGIIVACIDYRNFPQGTIGDMVSDASQGISFVCNNIAGFGGDPNQIYLMGQSAGAHIAACALMEQAVKESGGHPVSWSVTQIKAYFGLSGGYNIHSLVDHFHERGLHRSLFLSIMEGEESLSRYSPEIVVKTSSAETIGLLPLIVLMHGTEDYSIPSSASQTFVDVLQQAGAQAKLLLYEGKTHTDIFLQDPLRGGRDPLVEDVLSIIHADDAIAQQKVALAPTPRRLVFEWQLKLARQISPF; encoded by the exons ATGCCCCCCGCGCTCGCTTTGCGCCGCACCACCGCCCccaccgcccgcccgcgcccggCGGCCAAAAGCCAATTCGAATCTCCGCACCGCCCCGCCCTCGCAATGCGGGCCTCCTCCGTCGAGGAGGCGGGCGCGCTGCTGGCGCGGAGcgactccggcggcggccgctgccgccgctccgcgtCGCCGAGGCCCGGGACCCTCAGGCGCCAGTCCTCGTCGTTCCGCGAGGACGTCGGCCGGGCCGCCTCCGAGACGTACCTCGTCTCGCGCCTCACCTTCACGCTCCTCCAGTGCCTCGG GATAGGTTACCGATGGATGTCACAACTCCTTGCACTCACAATCTATGCAATTTTACTTATGCCAGGATTCATACAAG TTGGATATTACTATTTCTTTTCAAGCCAAGTTCGTAGGAGTATAGTCTATGGCGACCAACCTAGAAACAG GTTGGATCTATACATACCCGAAGACAATAGTAGGCCCTGCCCAGTAGTGGCCTTTGTAACTGGTGGCGCATGGATTATAGG TTACAAGGCCTGGGGTGCTCTTCTTGGACGACGATTGGCAGAGAGAGGAATAATAGTTGCTTGCATTGACTACAG AAATTTTCCCCAAGGAACAATAGGTGACATGGTTAGTGATGCTTCTCAGGGGATTTCTTTTGTGTGTAACAACATCGCTGGTTTTGGAGGAGATCCTAATCA GATCTACCTGATGGGTCAGTCAGCAGGTGCACATATTGCAGCATGTGCACTCATGGAGCAAGCAGTAAAAGAATCTGGGGGGCATCCTGTTTCTTGGAGTGTAACCCAAATAAAAGCGTATTTCGGTTTATCTGGAGG ATACAACATCCATAGTTTGGTTGACCATTTCCATGAGCGTGGTCTTCATCGCTCATTATTCCTCAG CATAATGGAAGGAGAGGAATCATTGTCACGTTATTCCCCTGAAATTGTTGTCAAGACGTCTAGTGCTGAGACTATAGGTCTTCTGCCACTTATTGTTCTTATGCATGGGACTGAAGATTATTCAATACCATCATCTGCTAG TCAAACTTTTGTTGACGTCCTCCAACAAGCTGGTGCTCAAGCAAAGTTACTATTGTACGAAGGGAAGACACACACAGATATCTTTTTACAG GACCCTCTTAGGGGTGGAAGGGATCCATTGGTTGAAGATGTATTGTCTATCATTCATGCTGATGATGCAATTGCACAGCAAAAGGTTGCTTTAGCACCAACTCCAAGGCGCTTGGTTTTTGAGTGGCAATTAAAGTTGGCTCGCCAAATTAGTCCATTCTAG